TGTCACACTATGTTGTCAAAATACTCCATATCGCATGACAGTTTCTTGTTAATCAAAGATCACTGACTAAGGCACATTAGCTAGTTAACAACGTTTTATCTTAGCTAACAGTCTATTGCAACGCCTGGAAGACTCAGTTGTAACCATTAGCTTAGTTGCTGGCAGCAATTAGATACCTGCCACCGCTGATGGTGCTACTgctccctcttctccttcccaTTCTGCGTCTtctttcgctttcttgggcattTTCTGCTATTTATTTATACGGATATTAACAGAAAACCAACGACTTTGTCTTAATTTTGTTACTTGAAACCGGTGGTAAGAGTGGCTGTCAGAGAAGAGCAAGTGTTTTATCACAACACATGCGGTTTGAGATTTTTCCGTTCGATGACGTAGCGACAGCACCACTGAGTTTCAGTCGCCGGTTGACGTGTGAATAACGAGTAAAGCAATATTTCACAGCGCCACTGGTAGGTTTGTCCAAGAATTGTAATCGCTTGCGAGCAAAAAGGCTTTTAATAGTGAAATAATTTGTTGCATGCATAGGATAGGTCTTACAGAATTATATATTTTCTTTATGGCTTGAAAGTTTCATTAAAAAGGTAGTCAAGAAAAAGACCTACAAAACAAATGTACAGCAGATTTCAATTTATATAAAACAGTAGTAAAAtccatatctatatatatatatatatatatatatctgcatcTAATGAAATGCACATTTTCCACCAATCAGCGCTACGCAGGTGTATGACGTATGGCCGTTTTTTTCTTCTAGAAACGTTCCTACGCTAGCGTGAGGCTGCTGCTGGACAAGGACATTGAGAGATGGAATGACATTTGTGTAACGCTTGATAACTTCCCATTTCGAAACATTACGTGGGATATCAAAGTAAAACACCTGACTTTGAGGATTATTGTCTTACTATCTGGTCATTGCTAAACTGACTAATCGCAGTTTCGATCCAATTCGCTTCTGACACAGCAGGTATGCATGCTACTcttagatagctaacgttagcgaaccCAATATGCTAATCACGGGAGTGTGTTAAAATAACAATGGTGATCTAACTACTCGCATATCAACTAACTAGGTagtgagctaacgttagcttgtatTTTCTAACTAGATTGAGGGGTCCCTATATTCATAAATCAATTAATGTATTTCCATACATATCAACTTCAAAGTTGAAGTATGGTTAATTTTGTTTCTGGTCGTGCCTACAAGGTTGTCACTCAAACCAACCAATTCCACAGGGTTACCAACGGTTGGAAATCAGCTCGAGCTCATGTTATTAGTCTCAAATGGGAAAGGGTACGTCATAGTATTGTATATCATTGAAACTACGAGAAGGAACTGTGCTTAGTGTATTCTGTCTCTGTAATCATTAGTGAATATCGGTTGTGTAACCTTAGGACAAGAAATCAACAAATGTTGACACGGTTAACAGTACACTGCAGAGACTGCTTACGGTATATGTATCAAGATCACGGTTCTAAAGTTGTAGAAAAAACAAAACGATATTCGCTCCTAGTTATAGGTGGTTGTCGAGTTCAAATGTAGCAAATTACAGTGGCTTATTGGAAGGGCAAGACGTCTGAGTAGCAATTATGATCTTGTGGTTTGCTGTTTACACCACTCACTGTCATATGCTACTGGCATAGCTTTTTCGCGCTCCAAAAGAGTTTAAGTAGGGTCAAAGAAAAGGAGGGCTGACATGCTTCAAATCTGTTGCTCCTACACTCACAAGACAGTGTTTGTTGTGTTACTTTCTTCATTCAGTTAGAAGTTGAATAGTCAAAAACTGAATCTGAAGTGTACATTTGAAAATGTCTTGAATCATTACCACCTCATTGAAGTTTTCTTCCATATGACAATATTGTCTCAATAGAATTTGGGGGGTTTGTTTTCACTTTCACAAATTCTGTCTGACATTTCATGGCTGCCAGATCTGTCCTTTGTCATGGTATAGGCAGCGAATGATGgtagtatatacactaccggtcaaaagttttagaacacctactcattcaagggtttttctttatttttactattttctacattgtcgaataattgtgaagacatcaaaactatgaaatggcacatatggaatcatgtagtaaccaaaaaagtatattttatatttgagattcttcaaatagtcaccctttgccttgatgatagatttgcacactcttggcattctcaaccagcttcacctggaatgagcTTTCCAAcatgtcttgaaggagttcccacatatgctgggcgCTTGTTGGCTgcgtttccttcactctgcggtccgactcatcccaaaccatctcactttggttgaggtctggggattgtggaggccatgtcatctaatgcagcattccatcactttccttggtaaaatagcctttacacagcctggaggtgtgttgggtcattgacctgttgaaaaacaaatgatagtcctgctatgcccaaaccagatgggatggtgtattgctgcagaatgctatggtagtcatgctggttaagtgtgccttgaattctaaataaatcccagacagtgtcaccagcgaagcacccccacaccataacactacCTCCATTCtttatggtgggaaccacacatgcggagatcatccgttcacccacacagcATCTcaaaaagacacagcggttggaaccaaaaatctccaatttggactccagaccaaaggacaaatttccaccggtctaatgtccattgctcgtgtttcttggcccaagcaggactcttcatattggtgtcctttagtagtggtttctgcagcaattcgaccgtctcctctgaacagttgatgttgagatgtgtctgttattttccatattgactgatgttcatgtcttatagtaatgatggactgtcgtttctctttgcttatttgagttgttcttgccataatatggacttggtcttagcAAATAGAGCTATCCTCTGAATACCCACCctaccttgccacaacacaactgattggctcaaacacattgagaaggaaacaaattaacttttaaaaaggcacacctgttaattgaaatgcattccaggtaactacctcatgaagctggttgagagaatgccaagagtgcaaagctgtcatcaaagcaaagggtggctatttgaataacctcaaatataaaatatattgtgatttgtttaacactttttttggttactacatgattccatatgtgttatttaaaagttttgatgtcttcactattattctacaatgtagaaaataataaaaataaagaaaagcccttgaatgagtaggtgttctaaaacttttgactggtagtgtaggtCATATAGGTCTTGATTTACAGCCTAGCATCCTACACATGAACTCACAACTGTTCCTTGAGTAGCCTACACATGCACGCACCAGGCCATATGATCATATGGACATATCATTGAGATGATGGTCTAAAAATGACTGTTCACCCTCAACGGCCCACCCTAACCCCTTCTCTTcatctagattttttttttggtaTCGAGAGGGGACCAAGAAGATAAAGAGCTGTTCCTTCCTTGGGGTTGCTTTGGAATAATGCCCCTGGTGATTGGAGTTACACATACCCCCTGTTTGTGAATGGCTGCTTGTAGAGGGGGCATCGCCTTGTGGGTGGGGTGTGTGAGGAGCCATGGCAACAGGCAACCAGTCAAGCAACAGTGCTGGAGTCTTGCTCAGGTATTGTcttgacagacaggtctacattcATTACATATTTAAATGAGAGCAAGGCTGGATCCAGATCTgttacagatctgggaccaggctatataaGAGCACCTTATTTAAAATCTTTACTTGCCTCGTGAATATGCAGGCGCTGGATgtgcagtggagtggacagatccGGTCGCTCAGCAGTGCATCATGGGCCCTGGTTCCCCCCAACAGTCTGAGGTACCAGAACATCAAGCATCTGGCCCTGTCACACCCCTTCCACCATGCCAGCCAGGGCCAACCCCACAGCCAGAGTCCCCCGGACCTGGACGAGGACTGGGAAGAgactgtcagtctgtgtgtgctgGTGCAGCCTGGCCCTGGGGAGTGTGATGGCCAGCACACCCTGGTGGAGGTGCCTCTATTTGGGCAGATTAAACTAGGTGAACTCCTGGCTCCGGGAGGACTCAGTAGGCCCATGGAGTTCCTCTTCCCCTTGACCACGGTGGACGGGAGCCGAGAGGATGACATCAGTATTGGGACGACTAAGGTTCAGGTGGAAGGTTCCAAGACGATGATGAACGAGGGAGAGACAAAaacagaaaagagggagagaggatcatTCCGGAGCCTGTTTGAGACAGAAGGATGTCCAGCTCCATTTATGTATGGATCTAGGTTCTACTGCTTCCACTGTCCTGGGATGGAGCCGTTGCCTGGTTATGGGAACAAATCGGGCCATATGATTGGACTAGAGAAGGAGTTGTCACTGTTGCTCCACACCTCTCTGTATAGTAGCtatgcagagagaaagacagtagaGGGGGgtcacagcgacagagagagggaggacgagGAGAAACTGGCATTGATGTATGAAAAGCTGAGGATTGAggtaagagaggggaagaggggtttGTTAGGGGATGGCTGTTTAATGGCATACACTGCTATTTAGTTATTAGTATTGATGATCATTTATTTGATTTGCAGCTTCCTACTTTCTTTATGAAGAGTCATGACTACACCATGTACACAAATGATATCGAGTTCGTCAACTGTATTCTAAATGCCAAGACCAGGTAAATGCTACTTTCTCTCTACTTAGCAGTTTCCTTCCTgaactgaaatggaattgacccgaACCCTGATATTTATACATATGTAACTACACACATATAAACTCCCATAGTAGGTCTATATTATAATACAGCTATACTGTCTCTATCCTCTAGGGGCAGAGTTCTGTACCAGCTGAGCCTGTCTCTGTGgaggctgctgtgtctctgttaCTATGCTGAGGCCCGGTTAGAGGTACTGAAACTGACCAAGCACCCAGAGGACAGGACCATCAAGGCCAGGTGGAGTGTCAGAGGACTGCCCTTCCTCTCTCTGCTGCTGAGATTCTACCGCAAGGACAAAACTGACCTCTACAGGTACAGAAACCTGACTGGGATTTAACTTTACACAATGTTCAGACAGAAATgtattgatttgatttggtattGTGTGGAACGGATAGTGTTTTTGGTCAATGTTCCTCTTCACTGTTAATTCTCTATGATCATTCATACTCTAATAAACACTGTCTTTCAACAGGTCATATGATGCGTTCTCTACCTTCTACCTTGGCCATGATGGACTCATACATTGtcacaaagtggaaaaagtcagtgGCCATGTGGTGTTCAGTCTCCTTTGTCTCTGAAATAGAAATGCCTACAAATAGCTAAGCAATACCCTCAGGTTCTGTGCCTTGCCTAAACTGATCACCTCAAACTTGCTGAGTATTGTTTTCCCGTCTTCCTCCAGGTGATGAAAGCCCAGCCACCCATCCTGCCCGGGGTGACCACTCTGTTAGCGGGAGCCCTCGTGTCCCTGGGGGTCCAGGAGCACCGGCCAGCCCTCAACCTCCTGcccctcctgctctcctccctcCGACAAGGCCGAGATTGATAGAGATGGAGGGTCTGGAGGAACGAGCATGTGTGTACCATGAGAGAAGTAacggggagaggggaagagagggggaaacagGCAATCAGTGTTGTTGAGAAAAAAAATAGTTTATCCCTGTTCACCCGTACAATGCCTACtctgaaaataaatataaaaaattgtaaaaaaaaacaaaacattttctcCTCCAAAACTATCCAAAACCGTTCTCTCTCTGGACTCACACAGCAATAGAATAGCAGCTACTACTTTAGTTGATATGCAATCCAGTTAATATGCAATCCAGGACTTCAGTTTATCCAGTAAGT
This genomic interval from Salmo salar chromosome ssa27, Ssal_v3.1, whole genome shotgun sequence contains the following:
- the cssa27h6orf136 gene encoding uncharacterized protein cssa27h6orf136; its protein translation is MAACRGGIALWVGCVRSHGNRQPVKQQCWSLAQALDVQWSGQIRSLSSASWALVPPNSLRYQNIKHLALSHPFHHASQGQPHSQSPPDLDEDWEETVSLCVLVQPGPGECDGQHTLVEVPLFGQIKLGELLAPGGLSRPMEFLFPLTTVDGSREDDISIGTTKVQVEGSKTMMNEGETKTEKRERGSFRSLFETEGCPAPFMYGSRFYCFHCPGMEPLPGYGNKSGHMIGLEKELSLLLHTSLYSSYAERKTVEGGHSDREREDEEKLALMYEKLRIELPTFFMKSHDYTMYTNDIEFVNCILNAKTRGRVLYQLSLSLWRLLCLCYYAEARLEVLKLTKHPEDRTIKARWSVRGLPFLSLLLRFYRKDKTDLYRSYDAFSTFYLGHDGLIHCHKVEKVMKAQPPILPGVTTLLAGALVSLGVQEHRPALNLLPLLLSSLRQGRD